In the Kitasatospora terrestris genome, one interval contains:
- a CDS encoding sugar phosphate nucleotidyltransferase gives MKAVVMAGGEGTRLRPMTSSMPKPLLPVANRPIMEHVLRLLRKHGLTDTVVTVQFLASLVKNYFGDGEDLGMHLTYANEEIPLGTAGSVKNAEDALKDDSFLVISGDALTDFDLSDLIAFHREKGALVTVCLTRVPNPLEFGITITDDEGRVERFLEKPTWGQVFSDTVNTGIYVMEPEVFGYVAAGESVDWSSDVFPQLLKEGKPVFGYVAEGYWEDVGTHESYVKAQADVLDGKVQVELDGFEISPGVWVAEGAEVDPEAVLRGPLYIGDYAKVEAGVELREHTVLGSNVVVKRGAFLHKAVIHDNVYVGPQSNLRGCVVGKNTDVMRAARIDDGAVIGDECLIGEESIISGNVRVYPFKTIEAGAFVNTSVIWESRGQEHLFGVRGVSGILNVEITPELAVRLAGAYATTLKKGVSVTIARDHSRGARALKRAMISALQTSAIDVRDLENVPMPVARQATARGSAGGIFLRTTPGVADSLDILFFDERGADLSQAGQRKLDRVYSRQEFRRAFPGEIGDLLHPSSVFDSYAGNLLGAIDTTGVREAGLKVVVDAAHGSASLVLPSILGRLGVEALTVDSGLDEARPTEDREERRAALARLGELVASSRAAFGVRFDPVGERVSFVDELGRVIGDDRALLVLLDLVAAERRSGQVALPVTTTRIAEQVAAYHGTQVIWTTTSPDDLAKAAAADGTVFGGDGRGGFVVPEFSGVLDGAAAFVRLVGLVARTQLTLSQIDARIPQAHIQRRDIATPWAAKGMVMRSVVEAAGNRRLDTTDGVRVVEPDGRWTLVLPDPAEAVTHLWAEGPDDEAASQLLDEWAVVVDSAGR, from the coding sequence ATGAAAGCCGTTGTGATGGCGGGCGGGGAAGGTACTCGACTCCGCCCGATGACCTCGAGCATGCCGAAGCCACTGCTTCCGGTCGCCAACAGGCCGATCATGGAGCACGTGCTGCGGCTGCTGAGGAAGCACGGCCTCACCGACACCGTGGTCACGGTGCAGTTCCTGGCGTCGCTCGTCAAGAACTACTTCGGTGACGGCGAAGACCTGGGAATGCATCTCACGTATGCCAATGAGGAAATCCCGCTCGGCACCGCGGGAAGTGTGAAGAACGCCGAGGACGCGCTCAAGGACGACTCGTTTCTGGTGATCTCCGGTGACGCGCTCACCGACTTCGACCTCTCCGACCTGATTGCTTTCCACCGGGAGAAGGGCGCGCTGGTCACGGTGTGCCTGACCCGGGTGCCCAATCCCTTGGAATTCGGCATCACGATCACGGACGACGAGGGCCGGGTCGAGCGCTTCCTGGAGAAGCCGACCTGGGGCCAGGTGTTCTCGGACACCGTGAACACCGGTATCTACGTGATGGAACCGGAGGTGTTCGGGTACGTCGCGGCCGGCGAGTCGGTCGACTGGTCGAGCGACGTGTTCCCGCAGTTGCTGAAGGAGGGCAAGCCGGTCTTCGGTTACGTGGCCGAGGGCTACTGGGAGGACGTGGGCACGCACGAGTCCTATGTGAAGGCGCAGGCGGACGTCCTCGACGGCAAGGTGCAGGTCGAGCTGGACGGGTTCGAGATCTCGCCGGGCGTGTGGGTGGCCGAGGGCGCGGAGGTCGACCCGGAGGCGGTCCTGCGCGGGCCGCTGTACATCGGTGACTACGCGAAGGTGGAGGCCGGCGTCGAGCTGCGGGAGCACACGGTGCTCGGCAGCAACGTGGTCGTGAAGCGCGGTGCGTTCCTGCACAAGGCGGTGATCCACGACAACGTGTACGTGGGGCCGCAGAGCAACCTGCGCGGCTGCGTGGTGGGCAAGAACACCGACGTGATGCGGGCGGCCCGGATCGACGACGGCGCGGTGATCGGTGACGAGTGCCTGATCGGCGAGGAGTCGATCATCTCGGGCAACGTCCGGGTCTACCCGTTCAAGACGATCGAGGCCGGCGCGTTCGTCAACACCTCGGTGATCTGGGAGTCGCGCGGGCAGGAGCACCTGTTCGGCGTGCGCGGCGTGTCCGGCATCCTGAACGTGGAGATCACGCCGGAGCTGGCGGTGCGGCTGGCGGGGGCGTACGCGACCACGCTGAAGAAGGGCGTCAGCGTCACCATCGCGCGTGACCACTCGCGTGGTGCGCGGGCGCTCAAGCGGGCGATGATCTCGGCGCTGCAGACCAGTGCGATCGACGTCCGCGACCTGGAGAACGTGCCGATGCCGGTGGCCCGGCAGGCGACCGCGCGCGGCAGTGCCGGCGGGATCTTCCTGCGGACCACGCCGGGTGTGGCCGACTCGCTGGACATCCTGTTCTTCGACGAACGCGGCGCGGACCTCTCGCAGGCCGGGCAGCGGAAGCTGGACCGGGTGTACTCGCGGCAGGAGTTCCGCCGGGCGTTCCCCGGTGAGATCGGCGACCTGCTGCACCCGTCGTCGGTGTTCGACTCGTACGCGGGCAACCTGCTCGGGGCGATCGACACCACGGGGGTGCGCGAGGCGGGCCTGAAGGTGGTCGTGGACGCGGCGCACGGCAGCGCGAGCCTCGTCCTGCCGAGCATCCTCGGCCGGTTGGGCGTGGAGGCGCTGACCGTGGACAGCGGCCTGGACGAGGCCCGGCCGACGGAGGACCGCGAGGAGCGGCGGGCGGCGCTGGCGCGGCTCGGCGAGTTGGTGGCCTCCTCGCGGGCGGCGTTCGGCGTGCGCTTCGATCCGGTGGGCGAGCGGGTGTCCTTCGTGGACGAGCTCGGCCGGGTGATCGGGGACGACCGGGCGCTGCTGGTGCTGCTGGACCTGGTGGCCGCGGAGCGGCGCAGCGGGCAGGTCGCCCTGCCGGTGACCACGACCCGGATCGCCGAGCAGGTCGCGGCGTACCACGGCACGCAGGTGATCTGGACGACGACCTCGCCCGACGACCTGGCGAAGGCCGCGGCGGCGGACGGCACCGTGTTCGGCGGTGACGGGCGCGGCGGGTTCGTGGTGCCGGAGTTCAGCGGGGTGCTGGACGGCGCCGCGGCGTTCGTGCGGCTGGTCGGCCTGGTGGCGCGGACCCAGCTCACCCTGAGCCAGATCGACGCGCGGATCCCGCAGGCGCACATCCAGCGCCGGGACATCGCGACGCCGTGGGCGGCGAAGGGCATGGTGATGCGCTCGGTGGTGGAGGCGGCCGGGAACCGGCGGCTCGACACCACGGACGGCGTGCGGGTGGTCGAGCCGGACGGGCGGTGGACGCTGGTGCTGCCGGACCCGGCGGAGGCGGTGACCCACCTGTGGGCGGAGGGCCCGGACGACGAGGCGGCGTCGCAGCTGCTGGACGAGTGGGCGGTGGTGGTCGACTCGGCCGGTCGCTGA